TGCAAGGGTGTGCACCTCCGATATCCTGCCTACGCTGAACTTCGACGCTGTTGTGATTGATGAAGCCTCCATGGCGAGCATCCCCTACATTCTGGTACTTGCGAGCCGAAGCAAAGCGCATATCGTATTTGCCGGCGATCCTATGCAGCTGCCGCCCATTGCCACAACAGCTAACCGCAAACACCGCGACTTTCTGGAAAAAGACGTGTACACCATGGCTTCCGAAGCCGACAGCATGGAGCAGCTCTTTGTCTGGAAAGATCAGAACCCCGGCATTACCTGTTTTTTTGATACCCAATACCGCCTTGAAGACGATTTGGCGGAAGTCATTAGCGAAGTCTTCTACGACGGGCGTCTCAAATCGGGCAAGGCCAACGCCATCATCCATGCGCCCTCACAACAGCTCACGCTCCGCGACGCACAGCAAAAAGACAAGAGCGACGTAAGCGTGCACCTCGTCAACACAACCCGCTACGGCCCCTGGATCGACACCCCGAAATCAGAGTATGGCTTTCGTCCGGTTAATCAGGTGCATCGTGACCTTGTAATGGAGCTGGTGAAAAGACTGGTTCAGAAAGAGCAGCTGCATCCGTCGCAAATTGGTATCATTGTACCCTTTCGCAGTGTTGTTTGGGATTACCGCCGTGAGCTGTACAGCAGTAATTTCAGCGGGGTAGAAGTTGGAACCATCCATACCTTTCAGGGGCGTGAAAAGGAAGCCATCTTATTTGATTTGGTGATGAGCGGAGCCGGTGAAACCCAGCCGCGACGCCATTTTACGGTCCGCCCCTTCGATGAAACCAAGAACGGGCTGAGCGTACCCCGTTTGCTCAATGTTGCCTTTTCAAGGGCCAAAAAGCACATGGTTGTGTTGGCCGATATGGATCACGTTCGCCGGGTCTATCACGGTAAGTTTTTAGGAAACCTCCTGCACAAACTGCGGGTCAATAAAATTACAGGCAAAAAAAGGTGAGCTTGCCGATTTTGACCGCTGACCGCTGACCGCTGACCGCTGACCGCTGACGGAAGACGGAAGACGGGAGGTAATTATATCACCAAGGTTTGGAGATTGACTTGCAGGAAGGGCAGGTTGTTTTGAATTTTGCCATCCAAGCCCCAAGCCCCAAGCCCCAAACCATCAAAGGCGTGCTTTTTTTCTTACTTCCGTCTCTTTACCTAAGAGCTCATCGGCCATGTGTGCGTCCGGAACGGCGGGCCGGTCCCGGTAGCGGTCAACAATGCAGATGAAGCTGAGGGGCTCGCCGGCGTCTGCGTGAAACTGATGTAAGGTTTCCGGGCTGATGTACACAACGTCGAAGGTTTTGAGCGGATGAACTTCATCTCCCAAAATCATAGAGCCGCTGCCTTCAATGATCATGACCGAGTGCGGGTGCCGGTGATATTCCAGGGAGGAGTATCCGCCCGCCTCGACCCGGAACACGCGGGTTTGCATGTTCAGCTCGTACTCGTTCTCCCCTTCGCCAAGTAGGGAAAAGCGGGTGATGTCTTTGAAATTGGTTCCCGCTGTTTTGTAGGTTTTGGCTTCAATGCCTTCCCAACCTTCAGGAGAGCGGCGGATAATCTTGGAATTTTTCTTCATGGATTTTTCAATTTTCAGCAAAGTAAAAGCTAATGCGCCGGCTATTGGTTCAGAAGTTCAGTGAGTTCGCGGCTGGCAAATTCGATACCCCGCGGGTGCTGATACAGGCTGCCGCCAATCAGAAAACAGGTGTCGGGGCCGTAGGCTTCGAGCAGGCTTGTAAGGGTGTCGCGCTGTACCCCGCCGCCGGGTGTTGGGATGGAAGCTGCAATACCTCCCAGGGGTCTCCGGCAGTTCTCATTAATGGCATGGCAGGCGGCTTCAGAAAAAGAGAAGCGGCCTCCGGCATTGGGATAAATCACAAAATCAGCGCCGAGTTTACGCCAGAGCGTGCCGTAAAGAAATTCCGGAGTAAAGCCCTGCGTGTCGCTCATCACATAGGCCCCGGAAAAAGCAGGGTGTGCCATGATAGGAAGCGGGATTCCGCTTTTGGCCAGCTCAGTCATGGTTGATGGACCGCAAAGGTGCGGCATAAGCAGTACGCCCCCCGCGCCCGCTTCGTATGCTTGCTCGTAGCGGCGCAGGGTCTCAGAGCCATCGGCGGTGATGTTGGGAAAATAGGCGGCAAGGTGCCCGGTTTTGTCCGCGGCGCGTTTGACCGCATCCGTGCAGGCTGCGAGCCGGTCGGCAAAAGGCGATGTTGGCTGATTCGCAAGGCCGTGATCGTCTTTGATGATGTCAACGCCGCCCAGTGCGAAGCTGTAGCAGAAGTGCGCGAGCTCACGGGTTTCGAGACCGATTGGCTTCAGGGCAGAGCAGCTCAAGGCACGCCGCCGGGTAATGCCGAATTTTTCGCGAACACCATCAAGTCCGGCTTTGGGGCCGGGCAGGATTTCGTCGGGAATTTCATCCCATTCACAGCCAACAACCTGCGCACCCGGAAAAAGCGACATGTTGCCAAAAAGTACGTTCAGAAACTGAGAGACCTCATCCCCCAAAGAATCAAGCGCATAGCTGATAGAAGCCTGCCAGCGATTTTCCCTTTCCGCAGCGGTGAGGCTGATCAGCTGACCTACGATATGTCCGCGAATTTCATCACTTAGCACATCGTCGGGGAGTTCAACGCTTTGTTCGTAGGCGATACGGCGGCAAAAAAGGGCCGCCTCCGATTTGGAGACGGCCTGAATCAGGTAATGTACCGTAAATCGGTTTTCAGAAATAATCATGGATCAGTAAAAAGGTCAGTCGTCTTTTCAGAGGGCGACCAGCGTTTCGGCGCGGTCGGGGCCGGTTGAGACAATCTTAACAGGAACGCCTGTTTCTTCCTCAATAAAGTCAATCAGCGCCTGTGCCTGCGCAGGCAGCTTGTCACGGCTGCCGCATTCAGCTATGGATTGATTCCATCCCTCAAAGGTTTTGTATACCGGCTTCACTTTGCTCAGCAAAACGGGATTTTTGGGGAATATTGTGGTTTCCTCCCCATCAATTTTGTAAGCGGTACAAACCTTTACGGTCGGCATGGTATTGAGCACATCAAGCTTGGTGACCGTCAGCTCGTTGATACCGTTGATACGGGCGGCGTAGTTGAGTGCAACAAGATCAAGCCATCCGCAGCGGCGCGGACGCCCGGTCGTAGCCCCAAATTCCCGGCCTATTTGCCGGATTTTTTTCCCTTCGGCGTCGTGCAGTTCGGTAGGGAAGGGGCCGTTGCCCACACGCGTACAGTAGGCTTTGGTTATGCCCATGACCTTGCTGATAGCGGTTGGCGGCAGGCCGGTGCCGGTACAAGCGCCCCCGGAAGTTGGCGAAGAGGAGGTCACGTAGGGATAGGTACCGTGATCAATATCGAGCAGGGCGCCCTGTGCACCTTCAAGCAAAATATTTTCGCCCCGGGCGTGTGCCATGTGCAGTTCGTGTGAGGTGTCGCAGATATAGGAGCCCAGTTTTTCGCCCCAGCCGGTCAGCTCATCAAGCAGCGGGTCCGTGCTGAGTTCGGGCAGCTCATACAGGTATTTGAGCTGCACATTAATTTCTTCGAGCAGATACCCGAGTTTGTAGCGCAGCGCCTCGGGGTCGAGCAGATCCATCATCCGTAGCCCGGTGCGCGCGGTTTTGTGCACGTAGGCCGGACCAATTCCCCTGCCCGTTGTGCCAATGGCTGCATCACCCTTTGATTTTTCGCGGGCAACGTCCATTTGTTTGTGATAGGGTAGGATAATGTGGGCAGAACCGCTGATTTTGAGCTGTTTGCGCGGGTTTGCCCCTTTTTCTTCAACCATGCTGATTTCTTCCAGCAGCTTGGCAGGATCAATTACGACCCCGTTTCCGATTACGCAGGTCGTACCGGGATGGAAGATACCGGACGGAATAAGATGGAGCACATAGGTTTTGCCGTCGAATTTAATGGTGTGGCCCGCATTGGCACCTCCCTGATAGCGTACGACCCACTGCGTTGATTCACCGAGCAAATCAACAATTTTCCCTTTTCCTTCATCGCCCCACTGGGCGCCAATAATTACACGAACAGCCATGATATTTTAACTAATGAAATGTACAGTACAGTAAACAGATTTGGGACTTTCTCCCATAAAAAAAGGTGTACCGAAGCACACCTTACTATGATGTTTCAAGGAAGAATGATATCCCGCGGTAATAGAGCAGACAGATGAATCATTTAATGAAAGCTTAGCATAAAAAAGACCGGATCAAGCTGATCCGGCCTTTTTGTATGGGATTTAGTCGGTGTGACGGGATTACTCCGCGTAAGACTCGACCGCTGCATCAACCGACTTAAAATGCTTGAAAACCGTGATCAGTTTGGTCACGATAAGCAGGCTTTCAATTTTGTTGGTTGCGTTGGCTATGCGAAGGTCGCCGCCGGCATTCCGCATGGTTGTGAGCGCCCCGATGAGCATTCCCAAACCGGAAGAATTCATAAAAGCGACTTTCTTGAGGTCAACAACTACATTTTTGTGACCTTTGTCGATCAGCTCATGAAGGGTTTCGTTGAGCTTGGTGGCATCCGGGCCACCCATCACATTGCCTTTAAACTCGATTACGTTACAATTGTAACGCTCTGACAGGTTAAAACTCATGGTTTACCTCTGGTGATGTATGTTGGTTAGGATTTAGGATTTAGCTTTTTTCAGCTGCAGATCGACTACGAGGCCGCTTGCTACAAAGATTGAGCTATATGTACCAAGAATTACCCCTAAAATCAAGGCAAAAGATAATCCTTTAAGTACTTCTCCACCAAAGAAAAATAAAATACTGACAGCAATCAAGGTGGTGACAGAAGTTACGAACGTACGGCTGAGCGTGTTGTTCACGCTGCGGTTTACCATATCATCATAGGCTTCTGTTTTAAAGATGAGGGAATTTTCCCTAATCCGGTCAAACACAACCACCGTATCGTTCAGCGAGTATCCTACAATGGTGAGGAAGGCCGCGATAATAGCCTGATTGATATCGAGGCTGAATGGCACTACATCGTACAGCAGCGTGAAAATACCGAGGGTGATGATCACGTCGTGTGCGAGCGCGGCAACCGCGCCGGCTGAGTAGTACCACTTTTTAAAGCGGATGAGGATATAGATAAAGATAATGGCGAGGGCAAACAGGATAGACTGCAGCGCTGCATTTCTCAGGTCTTCGGCAAACCGCGGACCTACCAGGTCGGTTTTGATGATTTCTGCGGGATTGTCCGGGAAGGCCGATCCCATCGTGCTCAGCACAATTTGCTGAAGCTCGTTGCTGTCGATATCAGCGTCGGTCCGTACGTTGATATCCGCTCCGAAGGTTCTTACTTCGGGTGCACCGCCAAAAGGTTCGGTGAGTACGTTACGGATGTCTTCAACAGCCGGAGAGCTGCCCTGAAAGGAAACAACAATTTCGGTACCGCCACGGAAGTCGATACCAAACTGAAGGCCTTTAAATAAAATGGCACCGATTGATAACAGTACCAGAACCGTAGAGATGATGTACCCGATCTTACGGTTGTGGATTAATTGAAATTTTGGATCTTCAAATACTCTCATAGTGTGTATGAATTTCTGGTTGCTTGGTTAATGGATAAAAAAGCGCCGGGTATTAACCGAAGCTGACAGCAGGATTCTTGCCGCGGGCCAGCCAATCCACAATCACACGGGTGATGACGATTGCGCTGAACAGGGAGGCAACAATACCGGCCATAAGGGTTACGGCGAAGCCTTTAATCGGACCCATACCAAAGCTGAACAGAATTACAGCGGTGAGGAAGGTCGTAATATTCGCATCGAGAATCGCGCTCATGGCGTTGGCATAGCCGCTCTCAATGGAAGCAATCAGAGATTTACCGGCGCGCTGTTCTTCGCGGATCCGGTCGAAAATGAGTACGTTGGCATCAACCGCCATACCGATCGTCAGAACAATACCTGCGATACCAGGCAGCGTAAGCGTAGCCTGAAATGCAGAAAGGATTCCGAGGATGAAAACGATGTTGAGAATCAGCGCGATGTTGGCAATACCACCGGCTGTGCGGTAGTACATGATCATAAAGATGGCAACAAGCATGAGAC
This genomic stretch from Cyclonatronum proteinivorum harbors:
- a CDS encoding adenylosuccinate synthase; this translates as MAVRVIIGAQWGDEGKGKIVDLLGESTQWVVRYQGGANAGHTIKFDGKTYVLHLIPSGIFHPGTTCVIGNGVVIDPAKLLEEISMVEEKGANPRKQLKISGSAHIILPYHKQMDVAREKSKGDAAIGTTGRGIGPAYVHKTARTGLRMMDLLDPEALRYKLGYLLEEINVQLKYLYELPELSTDPLLDELTGWGEKLGSYICDTSHELHMAHARGENILLEGAQGALLDIDHGTYPYVTSSSPTSGGACTGTGLPPTAISKVMGITKAYCTRVGNGPFPTELHDAEGKKIRQIGREFGATTGRPRRCGWLDLVALNYAARINGINELTVTKLDVLNTMPTVKVCTAYKIDGEETTIFPKNPVLLSKVKPVYKTFEGWNQSIAECGSRDKLPAQAQALIDFIEEETGVPVKIVSTGPDRAETLVAL
- the secF gene encoding protein translocase subunit SecF is translated as MRVFEDPKFQLIHNRKIGYIISTVLVLLSIGAILFKGLQFGIDFRGGTEIVVSFQGSSPAVEDIRNVLTEPFGGAPEVRTFGADINVRTDADIDSNELQQIVLSTMGSAFPDNPAEIIKTDLVGPRFAEDLRNAALQSILFALAIIFIYILIRFKKWYYSAGAVAALAHDVIITLGIFTLLYDVVPFSLDINQAIIAAFLTIVGYSLNDTVVVFDRIRENSLIFKTEAYDDMVNRSVNNTLSRTFVTSVTTLIAVSILFFFGGEVLKGLSFALILGVILGTYSSIFVASGLVVDLQLKKAKS
- a CDS encoding RuBisCO large subunit C-terminal-like domain-containing protein, whose amino-acid sequence is MIISENRFTVHYLIQAVSKSEAALFCRRIAYEQSVELPDDVLSDEIRGHIVGQLISLTAAERENRWQASISYALDSLGDEVSQFLNVLFGNMSLFPGAQVVGCEWDEIPDEILPGPKAGLDGVREKFGITRRRALSCSALKPIGLETRELAHFCYSFALGGVDIIKDDHGLANQPTSPFADRLAACTDAVKRAADKTGHLAAYFPNITADGSETLRRYEQAYEAGAGGVLLMPHLCGPSTMTELAKSGIPLPIMAHPAFSGAYVMSDTQGFTPEFLYGTLWRKLGADFVIYPNAGGRFSFSEAACHAINENCRRPLGGIAASIPTPGGGVQRDTLTSLLEAYGPDTCFLIGGSLYQHPRGIEFASRELTELLNQ
- a CDS encoding STAS domain-containing protein, producing the protein MSFNLSERYNCNVIEFKGNVMGGPDATKLNETLHELIDKGHKNVVVDLKKVAFMNSSGLGMLIGALTTMRNAGGDLRIANATNKIESLLIVTKLITVFKHFKSVDAAVESYAE
- a CDS encoding cupin domain-containing protein, with translation MKKNSKIIRRSPEGWEGIEAKTYKTAGTNFKDITRFSLLGEGENEYELNMQTRVFRVEAGGYSSLEYHRHPHSVMIIEGSGSMILGDEVHPLKTFDVVYISPETLHQFHADAGEPLSFICIVDRYRDRPAVPDAHMADELLGKETEVRKKARL